In Alphaproteobacteria bacterium, the sequence CCGTTCCACACCAGGGTCGCGCATTGCGCCAGCTCGGCCTTCAGCGCCTCGACCGAGCGCGGGCCGATGTCGAGGATCATCATGTCCTCGGGCACCGCGGCGATGTCGACGACGCGGCTGGCGGCGCCGGCCTTGAACTCGGCGGCGACCGCGGCGTCGAGCGGCAGCACGATCCGGCAATTCGCCTTCTGCGCCTTCGCCAGGATGTCGCGCGCGGTGTCGGCGAGGTCCTTCTCGCACAGCGACCTGCCGACGGCGATGCCTTGCGCGAACAGGAAGGTGTTGGCCATGCCGCCGCCGATCACCAGGCGGTCGACGCGGCCCACGAGGTTGCCCAGCAGCTCGAGCTTGCTCGACACCTTGGCGCCGCCGACCAGCGCCGCCACCGGCCGCTTCGGCTTGCCCAGCGCCTTGTCGAGCGCCTCGAGCTCGGCCTGCATCAGCCGGCCGGCGATCGCCGGCAGGCGGTTGGCCAGGCCCTCGGTCGAGGCATGCGCGCGATGGGCGGCGGAGAAGGCGTCGTTGACATAGACGTCGCCCAGCACCGCGAGCTGGTCGACGAAGCCGGGCTCGTTCTTCTCCTCCGCCTTGTGGAAGCGCAGATTCTCCAGCAGCACGATGTCGCCGGCCTTCATCAGCCCGACGGCCTGCTGCGCCTTGCCGCCCACGCAATCCTCGACGAAGCCGACCGGCCGCTTGAGCGTCGCGGCCAGCGGCTCGACCAGCGGGCGCAGCGACATCTCGGGCACCGGCTTGCCGCCCGGCCGGCCGAAATGGCTCAGCACCACGACCTTTGCGCCCTTGTCGGCGAGCTCGGCGATGGTCGGCGCGACGCGCTCGATACGCGTCATGTCGGTGACGCGCCCGTTCTCCATCGGCACGTTGAGATCGACCCGGATCAGCACGCGCTGGCCGCCGACCCTGGCATCGTCGAGAGTCCTGAAATCGGGCATTGGGAATCCTGCTGCCGAGAAACTGTCATCCCGAGCACAGCGAGGGATCCAGGTGCAGACTAGATCCCTCGCTGCGCTCGGGATGACAGGGGAATTTGCTCTAGCCACCACGCCGACGCCACGCAAGGTCTCCCTTCTCCCCGCGAAGGCGGGGAGAAGGTGCCGAGCGTCAGCGAGGCGGATGAGGGGCTTCCTCGCGCAACGACAAGCAGCGTCGCCGTAGAGACTCCGCGAAGCCCCTCATCCGCCCTTCGGGCACCTTCTCCCCGCCTTCGCGGGGAGAAGGATCTATGCGGCGCGCTTGCGGATCACGAACACCAGGGTCTCGCCCTCGTTGCCGGTCGCGACCAGTTCGTGACCGGTCTGGCGGCAATAGGCGGGGAAGTCCTGCGCCGCCGCCGGATCGGTCGCCAGCACCTTCAGCGTCTGCCCGGGCGCCAGCGCGCGCAGCGCGCGATTGGCGCGCAGCACCGGCAGCGGACAGAGCAGCCCGCTGCCGTCATAGGTCTGGTCGGCATCGAGTGTCGCGGTCATGCCGGCGATCCTAGAGCAGGTTGCCTACCGGCTGAAGGCGTTCGGCTCCACCCTTCCCCCGGAGGGGGAAGGTGCCCGTAGGGCGGAAGGGGGATGTCGAAGGCGGACAGCGAGTGTGTTGAGGCATCCCCCATCCGGCGCTGCGCGCCACCTTCCCCCTCCGGGGGAAGGTAGAACGAATCCCCTCTTCAACGCGCTTGCATGCCGGAGGCGGCGCGGATGGCGCGCACGATGCGCGCGTAGCCGGCGGCGGTGAAATGCACCTGGTCGACGGTGCGATCGTCCTCGACGCAGGCGCCATCGCGTTCGGTCAGCGCCCGCATCGAGATCCAGCGCAGGTTCGCCTTGCCGAGCCCGACCACGGCGTCGCGCTGCACTTCGCTCATCTCGCGCAGATGGCCGTCGTCGATCACCGGATGGCCGGGCAGGATGCAGGGCGGGCCGACCCACACCACCTCGCGCGCGCGCTCGGCGAGCCTGCGGGCGATCTCGCGCACGCGATAACCGTAGTTGGCGGCGCCCTCGGGGCCGGTCTCGACCGAATCGTTGGTGCCCAGCACCAGCACGACGCGCGCGCCGCGATCGACATGGGGCACGTTTTCCCAGCGGTAGCGCGCGCTGCCGCCAATCATCGCCACGGTCTTGTCGGCACGCATCAGCGGCGCCATGCCGACGGCGAAGCTGTCGCCCATCAGGAAGGTGCGCACGCCGCCCTCGGCCAGCGCCGGCCCGCCCGCGACTAGGGTGACGCACAACGCCAGCGCGATCGCCGCGCAGGGCGCGCGACGCCGGACTACCTCACTACCGAACACAAAGCTGCTCCCGGAAAAACCGCCGGGAGTCGTCCGACAGTCCCACACTGCGCACCAGCATCAGCCGAGCAGGGCTGGCGCGTCAGGCGCGCATGTCAGATGCCTGAGCGGCGGGCGCAGGGGCAGAATCACTCTGTCATTCCGAGCGCAGCGAGGAATCCAGGCATCGCCGCTGAATCCCTCGCTGCGCTCGGAATGACAGAGTGTCTCGGGCGCGGACTTTGCTCTACACGCGCTCCAGCCCGCACCACTCGGCGATGAACAGCGCCGTCGCCTGGGTGATGCGGCGGATCGACTCGAGCTCGACGCGCTCGTCGAAGCCGTGGATGTCGTCCGACTTCGGCCCGTAGACCAGCGCCGGGATGCCGGCGTAGAGGCCGAAGAAGCGGTTGTCGGCGGTGCCGGTCGAGGTCTTGTCGAGCAGCGCCTCGCCGAACACCGCCTGGTGCGCGCCGGCCAGCACGTCGCGCACCGCCTCGTGGTTCTTCAGCACGAAGGGCTCGGCCTGGAAGCCTTCCCAGGTCACCGTCGGCGGCGAGTTGCCGAGGAAGGGATCGCGCGCGGCGGCCTGGCGGACGCAATCCTCGATCTCGCGCCGGCCCTGCTCGAGCGTCATCGACGGCAGCACGCCCACGCGCATGTCGAAGGTGCACCACGCCGGCACCGAGCTCGCCCAGTCGCCGCCGGCGATCTTGCCGACGTTGAAGTTCACCGGGTGATGGTGATCGCAGAAATGCCTGTCGTCCTTCTTGGCCGCGTTCCACTTCTTCTCCAGCTCGCGCAGCGCCTGGATCAGGCGATAGGCCGACTCGATGGCGTTCGATCCGGCATCGGCCTTGTAGACATGCACGGGGTGGCCGGTGACCTTGACCTGGAACCACATCACGCCGACCTGGGCCACGGTCAGCACGTGGCTCGACGGCTCGGGGATCAGGGCTGCGTCGGCGCGATAGCCGCGCTGCAGGCAGGCGAGCGCGCCGTTGCCGGTGCACTCCTCCTCGACCACCGACTGCATGTAGACGTCGGCCGCCGGGCGCCAGCCGATTCGCTTCAGTGCGAGCAGGGCGTAGTGGTTGAGGATCAGACCGGCCTTCATGTCGCCCGAGCCGCGGCCGTAGAGCCAGCCATCCTTGATGCGCGGCTCGAAGGGCGGCGCGGTCCACATCTCGTGCGGCCCCTCGGGCACCACGTCGATATGGCCGTTGAGGATCAGCGAGCGGCCCTTGGGATGGGTGGGACGCCAGGCGCCGACGACGTTCCAGGCATCGTCGTAATCCTGGTGCTTGGGCGAGAAGCCCGGCATGTGGCGGATGTCGTCGATATGCACCTGCCAGCGATCGACCGACAGCTTCTCGTCGCGGAACAGGCGCGCCATCATGTCCTGCGCCGGCGCTTCCCTGTAGCGCGTCGAGGGGATCTTCACGAGATCGGCCAGCACCGAGGTCTGCTCGTCGGCCTTCTCGTCGACGGCGTTCATGATCTGCGTGGTGAGCGAGGCGTCGAGCATGGTGTGCGTCCTGTGATCGGGCTGGCGCGGCGGTGTCTCGACCATCGCAAGCCGCATGCCGCAGCGTCAACCCGACGGCGGGCGTCTGGCCGACGAGAGTCCGACCGCCAGCGCGGCGATGCCCATCAGGCCGGTGACGAGGATCAAGGCCACGGACAGGGAAACCGCGGTCAGCATCGCGCTGGCGAAGATGACGCCGATGGCGTTCGCGGTGCGCAGCAGGGCGAAGACTTCCGGTCGCCGCTGCGCCGGCGCCAGCGTGTCGAGGACGAGCGAGTAGTATGTCGCCAGCGGCGCCAGGTTGGCGCCGACAAGGACGGTGCCGAGAATTGTCGTCGTGATCGACAGGTCGAGCGCGACGAGGGCGGATCCCAGCGTCATGACGAGGAGATGGGCCAGCACGGCCGTGCGCGTCGCCATGCGGTTGCGCACGCTGACCCAAATCCCGCCGGCGACCGACGCCACACAAAGGGGAATGGTGAAGGCGATGGCCAGCGCCGGCTCGTAGCCGAAGCTCAGCGCCAGCGCCACGGCGCCGACCTCGATGGAGGCGACCGTGGCGCCGCCCGACGCGGCGCACAGAAGCCACAGCAGGATCGGCCGGCTGAGGACCGAGCCCTCGGCGCGGTGCAGGCCCTCGATGGGGGCCGGGCCGGTGTGCGGCACCAGCAACGCCGGAACGGCGCCCACGGCCGCGAGCGCCAGCACGCCGAGGACCGGCGAGACGGTGCCCAGGCCGGAAGCCGCCACGGGCGCCAGCACGAAGGTCAGCTCGTTGAGCGTCGCCGCCATGCCGAGGGCGCGGGGAAACTGCGAGACGGGCGCCAGGTGGTTGAGCAGGGAACGCAGGTAGCCGAAGGCCGCGCCGTTGACCGATCCGGCGATCGCCGCCGCCAGCAGAAGCCAGGCGAAGGCCGCTTGGTATGCCGTGAGCACGGCGATGGACGCCAGCGCCGCCGTGCGAACGACCACCAGCAGCCGCAGGTAGGTCGCCAGCGGCAGGGTCCCGCCGAGCCTGGCGACGGGGATGGCGCCGACCACCTGCGCCAGGGTCATCACCAGCATCAGGGCGGCGCCGCCCCTGGTGTCGCCGGTGAGGCTCAGGGCGACGAAGGCGAACGCGATCGGCCCCGCCGCCTGCGGCACGGCGAACGTGGCGGACGAGACGAGCCAGCGCAGCAGCTTCCATCGGTCGGCGGGCATTCTTGGCGAGTGATACACGCGAGGGAAGCTAGAGCACCATCCGGCTGAGTCGAGTCGCCGCTGTCATCCCGAGCGTAGCGAGGGATCTATGCGTCTTGCTCACACCCTCGCTATGCTCGGGATGACAGGTTTGCTCGATCTATCGGACGTCGCTTTGACAAAGTTAAAGCCCCGCCAGCTCGGCCATCGCCGCACGCTGGATCTCGACGGCGCGCGGGTAGCAGAGGTCGATATCGGGGCCCTTTACCGCTGACATGAAATGCACGAGGTCTCTCTGCTCACCTCCACATGCGCCGCCAGCGTAGGAGCTCGGGAGGACGCGACGGTGCACCGCTGGGCGCGAAACTCATGTCGTCACGACGACTTTTCGTTGCAACGTCTGCCTCGCAATATTATAAGTGAGCAATCAACTTTTAGTGTTGCGCGACTCCACATACTGGAGGTCCATCATGCCTGCCGACACGCAAGCGTCTGATTGGAAAGTCCGTTGGAAGCATAACGTGGAAGTCCTAGGAGTCGTCCATCAGGTCTTCAGGTTCGGAAGTAAGGTAGCGAACGAAGAACGAGACCTCGCGTTTTTCGGCTATGGGCAACGGGTGGGCGCCAGCGCCGGGTCCGACGCCGCTTGGCTGTGGACCAGCCTGAGGTGTGAAACATCCTTCAGCATCAATGATCTCCATGGACGGAAAGGGGAGCTCATGGGGATGACGCTAGGCGGCATTGTCTTCCAGGCCGGGGTACTGCTCATTTCCGCCGAGAACCTGTTCAAGCGAACGCAGCTGAGACACTTTGGGCTCGGCGTTGGAGGAGCTGCCTTTCATGCGTATGGGAGATGGATCAAATAGATCGCGCAAGATCCGAAGATCCGTGTCCGAAGGTCCGTGTCAGGCTTGCGTTATTGCATTATATTCAGAAGCACTCTCCTCGCCTTCGCCAGTCACTGCACCAGACCACGATCCGTTGCAACGACGAATAACGCAATAACGCAAGCCTGACACCATTGTCCCTACAAGCCTGACACCATTGTCCCTATCCAGAAACGCGCGCCTTGAATTCGCTGGTCGCTGCGCCAGACCACGATCCGTTGCAATGACGAATAACGCAATAACGCAAGCCTGACACCCTTTCGTCGGACGAATAACGCAATAACGCAAGCCTGACACCATTGGATCCGATCCGTTGCAACGACGAATAACGCAATACCGCAAGCCTGACACCCTTTGCAAGCCTGACACCCTTTGCGCCTCATCCGGCCGAGTCGGGGCGCCGCTGTCATCCCGAGCGGAGCGAGGATCCATGCGTCTTGCCTGGATCCCTCGCTGCGCTCCGGGTGACAGGTG encodes:
- a CDS encoding phosphoglycerate kinase — its product is MPDFRTLDDARVGGQRVLIRVDLNVPMENGRVTDMTRIERVAPTIAELADKGAKVVVLSHFGRPGGKPVPEMSLRPLVEPLAATLKRPVGFVEDCVGGKAQQAVGLMKAGDIVLLENLRFHKAEEKNEPGFVDQLAVLGDVYVNDAFSAAHRAHASTEGLANRLPAIAGRLMQAELEALDKALGKPKRPVAALVGGAKVSSKLELLGNLVGRVDRLVIGGGMANTFLFAQGIAVGRSLCEKDLADTARDILAKAQKANCRIVLPLDAAVAAEFKAGAASRVVDIAAVPEDMMILDIGPRSVEALKAELAQCATLVWNGPLGAFEIAPFDAGTTAVAREAAALTEAGRLLSVAGGGDTVAALAHAGVEEKFTYISTAGGAFLEWMEGKELPGVAALIRAA
- a CDS encoding sulfurtransferase TusA family protein; protein product: MTATLDADQTYDGSGLLCPLPVLRANRALRALAPGQTLKVLATDPAAAQDFPAYCRQTGHELVATGNEGETLVFVIRKRAA
- a CDS encoding SGNH/GDSL hydrolase family protein, producing the protein MFGSEVVRRRAPCAAIALALCVTLVAGGPALAEGGVRTFLMGDSFAVGMAPLMRADKTVAMIGGSARYRWENVPHVDRGARVVLVLGTNDSVETGPEGAANYGYRVREIARRLAERAREVVWVGPPCILPGHPVIDDGHLREMSEVQRDAVVGLGKANLRWISMRALTERDGACVEDDRTVDQVHFTAAGYARIVRAIRAASGMQAR
- a CDS encoding ArgE/DapE family deacylase — encoded protein: MLDASLTTQIMNAVDEKADEQTSVLADLVKIPSTRYREAPAQDMMARLFRDEKLSVDRWQVHIDDIRHMPGFSPKHQDYDDAWNVVGAWRPTHPKGRSLILNGHIDVVPEGPHEMWTAPPFEPRIKDGWLYGRGSGDMKAGLILNHYALLALKRIGWRPAADVYMQSVVEEECTGNGALACLQRGYRADAALIPEPSSHVLTVAQVGVMWFQVKVTGHPVHVYKADAGSNAIESAYRLIQALRELEKKWNAAKKDDRHFCDHHHPVNFNVGKIAGGDWASSVPAWCTFDMRVGVLPSMTLEQGRREIEDCVRQAAARDPFLGNSPPTVTWEGFQAEPFVLKNHEAVRDVLAGAHQAVFGEALLDKTSTGTADNRFFGLYAGIPALVYGPKSDDIHGFDERVELESIRRITQATALFIAEWCGLERV
- a CDS encoding MFS transporter, producing the protein MPADRWKLLRWLVSSATFAVPQAAGPIAFAFVALSLTGDTRGGAALMLVMTLAQVVGAIPVARLGGTLPLATYLRLLVVVRTAALASIAVLTAYQAAFAWLLLAAAIAGSVNGAAFGYLRSLLNHLAPVSQFPRALGMAATLNELTFVLAPVAASGLGTVSPVLGVLALAAVGAVPALLVPHTGPAPIEGLHRAEGSVLSRPILLWLLCAASGGATVASIEVGAVALALSFGYEPALAIAFTIPLCVASVAGGIWVSVRNRMATRTAVLAHLLVMTLGSALVALDLSITTTILGTVLVGANLAPLATYYSLVLDTLAPAQRRPEVFALLRTANAIGVIFASAMLTAVSLSVALILVTGLMGIAALAVGLSSARRPPSG